The proteins below come from a single Dermacentor albipictus isolate Rhodes 1998 colony chromosome 7, USDA_Dalb.pri_finalv2, whole genome shotgun sequence genomic window:
- the LOC139047755 gene encoding LOW QUALITY PROTEIN: polyadenylate-binding protein-like (The sequence of the model RefSeq protein was modified relative to this genomic sequence to represent the inferred CDS: substituted 1 base at 1 genomic stop codon), producing MNFNPIKSKPIRIMWSQRDPSLRKSGVGNVFIKNLDKAIDNKAMYDTFSAFGNILSCXVATDEETSSKGYGFVHFETEEAANKAISKVNGMLINNKKVYVGKFIPRKEREKMLGDQARCFTNVHIKNFGDELDDEKLMVIFEKFGKITSAEVMTDENGKNRGFGFVSFEDPECAERAVDELNGKKMGGRVLHVGRAQKKAERQSAKASL from the coding sequence ATGAACTTCAACCCTATCAAAAGCAAGCCGATCCGTATCATGTGGTCACAGCGAGACCCATCGCTGCGGAAGTCTGGGGTTGGAAATGTGTTCATAAAGAACCTGGATAAGGCCATTGACAACAAGGCCATGTACGACACATTCTCTGCGTTTGGGAACATCCTGTCTTGTTGAGTGGCCACAGACGAAGAGACTTCCTCAAAGGGATATGGTTTTGTCCATTTCGAGACCGAAGAAGCTGCCAACAAGGCTATTAGCAAAGTTAACGGCATGCTGATCAACAACAAGAAGGTCTATGTGGGCAAGTTCATCCCCCGCAAGGAACGCGAGAAGATGCTTGGCGACCAGGCTCGATGCTTCACCAATGTGCACATAAAGAATTTTGGTGATGAGCTTGATGATGAGAAGCTCATGGTCATTTTTGAGAAGTTTGGCAAGATCACCAGTGCCGAGGTGATGACAGATGAGAACGGCAAAAACCGGGGCTTTGGCTTTGTCTCGTTTGAGGACCCCGAGTGTGCTGAACGCGCTGTGGATGAGCTTAATGGCAAAAAAATGGGCGGTCGGGTGCTGCACGTTGGGCGAGCCCAGAAGAAGGCTGAGCGCCAGTCAGCTAAAGCGTCACTTTGA